The nucleotide sequence CTCTCAAGCGGATGAAATGAAAAGGAAGTCCAGGCCGATGTCGTTATGCTATCGTGATGTACCTTGTGGATCGCCTTGTAGATTCCAGGCTTGTGCATCCAGCGGTGGAGCCAGTAATAATACGTTTCGTGGAGGAATAGCATCAGTCCAATACTCACAAAAAACCAAAGCCTGGGATAGGCATTCCAGTCCAGGTACACCCGGGTGTAGCCTTTTTGCCAGGCCACCAGCAGTAAGGTACCTGCCAGCGCAAAAAGCAGCGATGTGATCAGCGACCAGCCGATTTCCACCCAGTTTTGTCGGGCTCGCCGGGGACGAAGCTGTACCTCGCGGCTTACAAAATGCTCCTTAAAAAAACGGTTTACCAAAACATCAAACAGCAGGGCTGTACCGACGTAGCGTCCGAAAATTCCCAGAAAAATGAACAGACTGGTGAGCAAGAAGGTAGGTAGGTCGGTGAAGTCAATCGTTTCCATAAAATCAAATAAAACTAGTACCTCCAGTTAGCGAACCGATGCCCTAAACAGTCGGTCGTTGATGGCCCGGCCCAAATCCCGCTCCGGTAATTTCTCGGCCCAGATCGATCGGATCGGCAATGCATCCAACTGTCTGAGGTACCCAAAAAGATGGTGAGCCGCCTCCCGAAGATCGCCGCTTGGCGAAAGCACCAGGCTGTTGGAAAGTCCGTCCAACTCAGGGGAATCCTGGAAGAATAGCCCTCCCCTGTCAGGAAAAGCCAGCTGGGCAAGTACCTGCTCACGCGACCCCAGATAGAGGGGCTTGCGTGGTGCATAGTGACTTTTGAGCATACCCGGCGCCTGGGGATTTGAACTGGAATGCAGGGTGGTAGAAACCTCCCCCACCACCGATTCGATCGCTTCTAGGGGTAGTCCCCCCAACCGTAAAACGGTAGGTTTACCACCCTCAAAACTCACAATGGTTGATTCAATACCCACCTGACATTCTCCGCCATCCAGAATATAGGGAATGGCTTTGCCTAGTTGTGCAGCCACGTGGGTGGCGGTAGTCGGACTGATGTACCCAAATGGATTGGCGCTTGGTGCCGCCAAAGGGAAGCCTAGCACTTTTAATAATTCCAGGGTCAGAGGATGATTTGGAACACGGACGGCTACCGAAGGAAGACCTGACGTCACCAGATCAGCAATTAACGGACCTTTGGGTAGTACCAGGGTGAGTGGTCCGGGCCAGAATGCCTCGGCCAGACTCCGGGCTTGCCAGGGTAGGTTGAGAATGTAGGGCGCCAAAGATTCCAGTGAATCGGCATGCACGATGAGGGGATCAAAAGTAGGGCGATTTTTAGTTTCAAAAATGGAAAGCACTGCTCTGTTATCCAGTGCATTGGCTCCCAACCCATAGACCGTTTCGGTTGGAATTGCTACCAACTGCCCTCGACGAAGCAATTCCGCCGCTTTTTGAACGTTCCTACCGATCAAGCTCATGCGTCTCTTAAAGATTTTTTTACAAAGGTACACGTTGGAACCGACATGTAATCCGCAAGTGCCGGGTACGTAGGTCATTTTCACTTCCTATCCCGGATGATTTCTTAATTTATTTTATTTAATCCCGCCTGCATTAGTAGGAAACTCCCGGGCCTGCCTTATATTCGTTGATCACAACAAATCCAGTATTCAACTCTCAAGCTTATGAGTTTTCAAATCAAAAAAGCACCTACCGAATTCGATGTATGCATTATCGGATCGGGTGCGGGCGGTGGCATGGCCGCTTACCAGCTGGCCAAAGCGGGTGCTAAGGTAGCCCTTTTGGAAGCAGGAGGGTACTTTGATCCAGCCGATCCAAAGTATATCACTCAGCTCAAATGGCCCTA is from Salmonirosea aquatica and encodes:
- a CDS encoding L-threonylcarbamoyladenylate synthase, producing the protein MSLIGRNVQKAAELLRRGQLVAIPTETVYGLGANALDNRAVLSIFETKNRPTFDPLIVHADSLESLAPYILNLPWQARSLAEAFWPGPLTLVLPKGPLIADLVTSGLPSVAVRVPNHPLTLELLKVLGFPLAAPSANPFGYISPTTATHVAAQLGKAIPYILDGGECQVGIESTIVSFEGGKPTVLRLGGLPLEAIESVVGEVSTTLHSSSNPQAPGMLKSHYAPRKPLYLGSREQVLAQLAFPDRGGLFFQDSPELDGLSNSLVLSPSGDLREAAHHLFGYLRQLDALPIRSIWAEKLPERDLGRAINDRLFRASVR
- a CDS encoding sterol desaturase family protein, whose amino-acid sequence is METIDFTDLPTFLLTSLFIFLGIFGRYVGTALLFDVLVNRFFKEHFVSREVQLRPRRARQNWVEIGWSLITSLLFALAGTLLLVAWQKGYTRVYLDWNAYPRLWFFVSIGLMLFLHETYYYWLHRWMHKPGIYKAIHKVHHDSITTSAWTSFSFHPLESVLQAAFIPLMTFIVPLHIYALAAILTLMTITSAINHLNTELYPRDFNRHWLGRWWIGATHHSLHHAQFRYNYGLYFTFWDQWMRTESPDYMALFDKKTQVPVAKSAEEMGVKIH